In the genome of Verrucomicrobiota bacterium, the window CTTCCAGCATCTTTTCGTCGCAGGTTCCAAAAGGCCGTCTGTCTATGAAAAGATCTACAGGGTTTCCTATTATATACCTTAGTTGCCCGTTGTCCGCTTCGATAACCTGTTTGTTGAAGAAGAATTCTTCCGGGCTCGCATCTTTTGCGAATTTGTGAAGAAACGCAGTTGGGTTGGTTTTTGAAAAATAGTATAGTGATTTTAGTCTAGAAATCGGCTCTCTAAAAAATGCTATATATTCATATGGGGTAGGTAAATAGTGATGCACTCCAAAACCGAAGTGACCAGCCACATATCCGTCTTTCATTTTTTTGGACTCCATGGCTGGTCTTAGACGCAAGCCTTTATCTTGTCTTAAAAAGAATCGTTTAATTCTTATTATTAGAGCCGGGCCATATTTTCTTCGGAAGAGACGTTGAACTGTCATCCCAGCCGTTTTTTGAATATGTAGAAATATGATGAAAGGATTGTTATCCATTAACTGAAATGGGGTAGTTCTTTTGAAAAAGAGTTTTCATTATGATTTCTGCATTATTCTCCCAAGATTCCTCAATCTTGTAAGCCTCCCAATTGGGTATTTGCTTATCCTCAATAATTTCAGAAATTCCACCTTTAACGGCCTCAATTGAATCCGGTTCTACAAAGACGCCCAGGTGGTATTTTTTTATTATAGACTCCAATGGGCCAGGACCACTGCTTGCAATTGAAAGTTTTTGAAAATTTGTGGCAAGACTAAGAACGCCGCTAGCGGATTTGAATGAAGAGGAATACGTGAGCACCGCATAATCACATGCACCAAAGTATTGTCCCAACTCCTTTTCAGTTATGTATCGGTTGATCCAAATTATTCTGTCTGAGACGTTCTCCTCTCTCCCCAACGATTGATAATAGGAGAATGGCTTCTGAGAAGATGAAAGACTTTGACCAGCTACAATTAACCATAAATTGGGGAATGAGCTAAGAGCTCTAATAAATAGATCCAGGTTCTTATTGTCTCTAACATGACCAAACGCAAGGAACACCTTGGCATTTTTGGGTATTCCGAGCGATTTACGGGCTTCATTGGGGTCGATGTAATTTTGCTCAACAGGATAGGGTCCATGTGGAACTCGAGTAACATTGAAGTGCGGATTTGTTGGGCCACCCAGGTCTATTTGACCTATCTCATGAATGAAGGCATAATCTATAAAGGAATAAGCTTCAAAGACAGACTTATCGTGGAACCACTTTGGGCCGAGAACTGCATCCCGGATTGGATCGTGAATAATGGTTGCGATTTTTACTCCGTTCTTAGCAAGGCGCTTTAATTTGTACGCCCAGAAAGGTGAAAAATATTCGAAGTATGCCGAAAAAAGCAGGGTTAGGCAGCCCGTGTCTTTTTGAGTCTTAATGATTGCGCTGATATTCCGTCGAATTTGTAGGATACTCTTTAATAGTTTCACCGGCTTGGAATAAGATGAAAGGTCTTTATCCTGAATTAGAGGGTAAATAGTACAGTTTTCTCTTTCAGGCCATCGAACGTTTTTTGGACAAACAACAATCAAATCGAGGCCTGCATTTATTAGTGCGCCGACTTGTTGCTGTGCGTAGTCGGCCAATCCGCCGGTGGAAGAAACGGAGACATAAAGTAATGCGGGTTTCTTTTGAATGGTTGCGCTTATTGGCATACCCAGAGTCTAAGAAAAAAGCTTAGGCTTTGGAAATTGAAAGCCAATCCGGATTTTCTTCTGCGTGACCGGCAATTTCCTCTAAAATTTCCTCGACGCAAAAATTTGGAAACCAGCCCCATGTGTTCAACGCACTGGAATTATCTAATACCATCCAAGGTATATCGAACTTGCGATCTTCACTTTGCTTTTCTATCTGCATGGGTTGAAAGCGTTCTGAACTCCATTCAGTAAGTTGCTTAAGCGACATTGAATTCTTAATACCTCCGCTTACGTTAATCAGGCGGGGTTTGTCCGTTTGAAGTGGTTCGGCAATCTGTTGAATGAGCAATTTCCCTAAATCGAAGGGGTGTAAACAATCTCTTACTTGGTGCCCATCCCCGCCAAACCCAATATATTTGAGAGCTGATTTTTCAGCAAAACTGTGTACCCAAAATGCAAAAATTCCCTGAGCCGGATGTCCGAATTGTCCGGGACCAGCCATTACTCCGCAACGGTTTATCCACACTGGGATATTAAAACTTTCACCGTATTCGAGTGCTAAATACTCCGATGCAATTTTAGTTGAGCCGTATAGAGATATTGGAGGTTTTGTATCAAAATCTTCCGAGACTCCATTCACCGAAAGTCCTGTGGGAAAGGATTGATCAGCGACTGGGATAAACGCACCCTGGGATTCTGCTACTTTCAAATTCGCAAGAGGAGAAATCGAATAGACTCTGCTTGTTGAGAGCAGGATAAAACCGGCGCCTACTTTTTTGCAGTATTCCAGCATATTGATAGTTCCCTGAAGGTTATGCTCAACCAGCTGGCGACTGCTTGTTTTACCGTCGATCCCTGCCAAGACACTTGCGTTAGCCGCAGCGTCTATCACGAAATCTACTTCCGGTAAGTTTTCAAGATCGCTGGCTTCTCGAATGTCACCGTGAAGGAAGTTAACTCCGAGTTCTTTTAGCTTGGACACGTTTAAATGACTGCCTGGTCGGATCAAGTTGTCCATTCCCCAGATTTCAACATTTTCTACGGCATTTACTATATATTTTGCTAAGGAACTTCCTACGAAGCCTGCTGCGCCAGTTATCAAAATTCTCATACGTATTAGTTTCTGCTTTTCCAGGCTTCTACAATTTGGCGAATGGTTTCCTCCAAAGAAATAGTAATGTCCCAATTAGGATAATGGTTACGCATTTTGCGTAGGTCGGAATAATAACAAATATGGTCGCCTATCCGGTTGTCATCCAGGTAGGTGAAAACCTGTTCTTTCCCGGAAAATTTGGAGGTTATTTGAAATGCTTCAAGAATGGAGCAAGAATTGTTTTTCCCTCCTCCCAGGTTATAAACTTCTCCGCAACGTGGACTGTTCACAAACTCGAACATAAACCGGGCCACGTCTTCCGAATGGATGTTATCCCGGACTTGTTTCCCTTTGTAACCAAAAATTTTATACTCCCGACCCTCAAGATTACATTTAATCAAATAAGAAAGAAATCCATGTAACTCAACGCCCGAATGATTTGGCCCTGTCAGGCATCCGCCTCGGAGACAACAAGTAGGCATTCCAAAATACCTTCCGTATTCCTGAACCATGACATCTGCCGCAACTTTCGAAGCTCCAAAAAGAGAGTGCTTGGATTGGTCGATCGAAAATGATTCGGCGATTCCATTTTCATATTCGGGGTCGTCGTAGTCCCAGCGAGTATCTAACTCTTTTAATTTTAATGTATTTGGTCTGTCTCCGTAAACTTTGTTAGTGGACATGTGGACAAAGGGAACTTCCGGGTTTACCTGTCGATTGGCTTCAAGTAGATTAAGAGTCCCAACAGCGTTCGTATCAAAATCATCAAAAGGAATAGCCGCCGCACGGTCATGACTTGGTTGGGCAGCAGTATGGACAATAGCGTCTGGATTAATGTCTTTTATTAGCCCAAGGATTTCAGGTCGATTTCGTATGTCTGCTTCGTGGTGAATGAAATTTGAAAGATCTTTCTCCAGGCGCTCTTGATTCCATCGAGTGTTTCCTTGAGGTCCAAAAAATACTTCCCTTTGATTGTTATCAACACCGTGTATTTCAAAACCATGGTCATGGAAAAACATGGAAACTTCTGATCCTATTAGGCCCGAGGAGCCAGTGACTAATAATTTTTTCATTTCGTGTTATTTTTTATATTCTCCAGAATGACTGGTCTGTGTACCATGGTATTTCAAACGCCAAGTTTAATTGGTGGATTCTTTCCAATAATTTTAAATCACAGTTTGTCTTCCACTTGGTTGCCATTGCCTTGCTATCGCGCTTCGTCGAATAGGCATGGACATCTTCATTGCTTTGTGTGCTTTCGCGGATACGGTTCTTTATCGATTGATCAAAAGGGATACCCAAATTACAACAAAGCTTCTCGAACTCTTTCATTGGGTTCATACATAGGTCTTCGTAAAAAACGGTTTCCCAAGAATTCCCTTCCTCCAATTGAATACTAAGAAGTCGGTGTTTGGCCATCCACGCCAAAATTATGGCATCATTTTCAGATTCCGGATTTTGAAGTAATTTTGCGAAAGGTGCGAGTGGACCATCCATTAGCTTTTTTTGTGTGCGTATGCTTTCAAGCCAGCGATGTCCATAGGATCCCTGTTTCAAGTTTGATTGAATGACCGGGTAGGGGTGTCTGAGTACCAGAAGTACCTTGGCGTTGAGGTATTTTTCCAACCATTCGACTGCCATGATACTCCCAACATCCTTAATAACAATATGATGGTCGGCTGATAGTCGTTTCCGAATTGTTGGTCGAGTAAACAAACCCATTGGGAGTCCCTCTTTGGGATGTTTGAAGGCGTGTTGGTATAATGGACTTTCATCCTCTTTTGTAAGATATTGATTCCACCCATCCCAATTCCCATTCGGGTTAGACTTTGGGTTCAAGGGTTCATAGAAGTAGACAACCTTTTCTCCGAAACTAATGGTCTTGCCCACCCAGCTTGTGCCGCTTCTGTCATGACCTATTATCGCAACTGTAGGATTCGTGGTAGGAGTTTTCTTAAATCTCCCCATGTGTAGAGCCGTGTTTATCCGGTCGTACGTTCTAGCAATTTTTCGAATTTTATTCACTATAACCTTATGCCCGGTTGACTGCAGTTGAGGCATTTTTAAGCAACCTATTTAGAGGGTGAATCACAATCTTCCTCCATTGTTGTTGCCGTTTAAATTTTGAGATTGCGACTTTCTGTTCCGCTGGTCCGCCTATATGAGTGGAAATAAGCTGATCCATTTTCTCGTTCACATTTTGATAAAATTTCCGATCCAATTTCATAAGATTTCCGAGTCTCTCTTTTTGTGATTCAGTAAGAGTTGGCTTTTTCGTGCGAGTGACATTTCTGATGACATAGTTGATCTTTCGAAAGTAATTCGGAAACATTGCTTTTAAGAGAATGCATCCCCAATCGTATCGTTCCTGGGTAAACGCCATTATGCTTTCTTCTTCAATGTTACTTAACAAATGATCAAAGCTTAAGGACGTTTCTCTTATCAAAAAATTTACCTGACCATTGGCACCTAACAGGTATTTGTCCTTTGTCTCCTCGACAAAATCCAGATACTGATCCAGAGTATATTTTCGAGCGATTGTGTTTCCGGGAAGATCTCTTGTGTAAAGGTATTGAGATAACAAGCGACTGGTTGGGTCTCTCACGATGGTTAATCCTTGGACATGCCAATCGTCCCCTTGCCAGGGAATATCAATATTGAACCGGTGGCTACTCAAACATCTGCCAGTAGGAAACTGGGTAAAATATCGTTCCAGATTCTCACGAGCGACTGGTCCCTCCATAAGTTCTGCCGAGAAAGATCGATGAAAATGTCCAAAATTGCGTTGAAGCAGATCCTGCATGGTTGATCCCCCGCATTTCGGGATGTGGAGATAAACAAAAAACTGTTTCTTTTCGATGTCACTCATGAGTATTATGGATTCTTGCTAAGTGAGTATTGGATTGAATTTCAGTTTGTACTTCAGATCTCTTTCGCGTTCTCCAATTTTTTTTGCCGGGATACCTGCATTGATTGAATAAGGCGAAACGGATCGTGTTACCACTGCTCCGGCAGCTATAACTGCACCTTCTCCAATCGTCACTCCTGGTAAGATTGTCGCCTGGTATCCTATCCAGGAATAATTTCCAATCACTATAGAACCACCCATATCGGAAAAGCTCGGAGATTGTGGATCGTGACCAAGGGTGATCAGTGACGCACAAGGACCAATTGAAACATTGTTTCCAATTTTAATCGGAAACTTTCGACCATCGAACAAACAACCAAAATTAATAACATTATTGTCTCCAAAAAATACTTTTCGCCCGTGTAGGAATTTTACGTTCATCTGGAAATGGGTGTCCTTGCCCACCGAACCTAGATATGCCTTTAAGTACCATCGTCGGATATGCCGAGAGGGGACATGCGAAATTATATAATTGTTAAAAAATGAAAGGTAAGCTCCCGCCAGAAGCTTGGCTTTCGTTTTCATTGGTAGTTTCGTATTTATTTCGATTCCTCCGTTAAGCTACGAAAGTTGGAGCATGAGTAAAATTCCTGTGCGGCATGCATACGTTCCTTGGCTTGAGAAAGATAGGATTGGTACTGCTCCCCAATTTTTTTAAGCGCTCCAACCAATGAATCAACATTTTCATCTTCAAAGCCGATTCCAGCTCCATATCTGTGGGCGTGCTCTTCACTCCATGATTTTGTTGTATAAATAAGAGGAATTCCTTTTTGAGACGCCTCAATTGCCACCCTCGAGACTCGAGCGTAATAAGAACTTCTGCGGTAAGGCATAACTACAACATCCGTGTTGTTCAGGAGTTGGTCGTATTCGTCTGCATCCATGGTGCGGTCAATAATTTTTAAGTACCCATTGTCTACTAATTCTGTATCGGGAGAGACTGATGAGCCATTAGGTAAGTTAAATGGACTGAGCCATTGTAAGGTAAACTCCATGCTTGGCCTACTTGTTTTCTCAGAAAGTTGCTTTATGGCCTGTTGCAGCAAATCAGTTCCTTTTTCGTATCGTGCAAATCCGGGGCAACAAAATCTCAGAGGACCAGTCTGATCTGCTTTTGAGCGGTCAGAATCCGTGCTCAATACGGGGTGAGGAAACGCAACAAATGGGATTCCTGTGAAATTTGAAAGCTCTTCTCGCATACCTTCTGTTTCGCTGGCAAGGATCACCTTTTTCTCCTTTACCAATTGTCTCAAGTTACGAATAGCCAACCGCATTAACCGGTTATTTAAATTTAAATCTACAACTGGTTTGTTTAGCGATGAATCCCATCGTCCGACACCTTGGACGAATAGAAGTACTACTCTGCTTCCTTTTTTCAGCGTACTGCGCTTTATAAGGAAGCTCCACGCCAGCACGTGTTGAAGCCGCATAGTCAAACACATGATCAAATCAGGTGTTTCGTGTTTACTCAGGTATTTATTTACGTCTCCAGCAAATGCGAAGGGATGCATAACTTTATCCCATTTTGAAAATGGCTGACTCCATATGGATTTTCTGAATAAGGGCTTGGCGTCTAACAAATCTATCAGCTTTTGGCTGACATCTCTGTGCGCCACTACAGCAACTTTGTCCTCTGCCGATTCAAAGCCGCGTTTTAGGGTCTCGATATAAGTTGGCCAATGCCCGGAATCCCCTTTTAAGGCTTCCTCGAAAATAGTTACTTTCATTTGGAACCCAGGTTATATCCTATTTCGTTGATCCACTTTTCTTGAGCTTGATTTATCGGTCCTGTTTGGAAAGACCGATTATATCGAGAGCCATTTATCCTGAATTGAATACCTTTTCTTATGCGTAAATGGCTCCCAAGAATCTTCATTGGGAAGGTGGAATATCCCTCCAAAAGAGATTCAATAGTGTCTCTCCGGGTTTTCGATTCTGAGGTATCTATGCGCTCAAGACTTCTCAAACTATGCCACAATCTTATTCTGAACCCAAGCCATTCACATGGATTGCCTTGTTCAGGGGTTGAAGATTTCAGCAATTCTTCGGATTCAATAAGAAAATTTGCCCAATCGATCGCTTTACGGTGGTTGCTGGTTCCTGATGTCGTTAGCTTGGAACCCTCATGAAGGCGATAAACGGTAATATTGCCAGGTGTAAAAATAAGTCGATTGTTACTGAGAAGACTTCGCAGAAAAAAATCCTGATCTTCGGCAATCAACCAATCTTCACGAAAAGGCTCGATTTTATCCAAGGCGGATTTTCTAAACATGCAGCTTTGGAGTATCATGGACCAAGAGGTCATTAGAAGGGTTTCCTTAATAAAAAAAGAAAGAATCCTTTAAGGCGTGTAAGGGAAAGCACTAGTCTTTTTCTCCGAAAAATCCACTCTTATTTCTTATAATAGGGTTTTCCTCAATTTCTCAGTTTCTTTGATGAAATACTCTTGGACTGAAAATATCTCGTTGTCCCCGGATACTTCAATGGGGATATAGTCTCCATTTGAAGTCAATTCCTTGGCGTATTTGGTATCCTTAAGGTATATTTCCAGCAGGTCGTTAATAACCCGTTTTTTTAATATGGGGTCACTCAAAGGGAATACACATTCGATTCTCCTAAAAAAGTTTCTTGGCATCCAATCGGCGCTTCCTGTGAAAACCATCGCCTCCTTTTCCCCATTTTCAAAATAATAAACTCGGCTGTGTTCGAGAAAACGGCCCAAAAGGCTTATTACCCGAATGTTTTCGCTAAGATCCTTCACGCCAGGAACCAACCCGCAAATACCACGAATAATCAGAATGATCTCTACCCCCGCAATGGAGGCTGTGTAAAGATTGTCGATGGTTTCCTGGTCGATCAAACTGTTGAGTTTGACCATTATCTTCGCAGGTTTTCCATCCCGTGCGTTTTGAGCCTCCATCCGAATTAGTCGATTGATTTCTTTATGCAGATTGAATGGCGCAACCTTTAGTATTTGAAATTTGGGTGATCTGGCAAACCCGGTGAGGGTATTAAAAAGATCGGCGATCTCCTTCGTCATTTCTTCATGTGAAGTCATAAAGCTCAGGTCGCTATACAATTTGGCTGTTTTAGGATTGTAGTTCCCGGACCCTAGGTGGCAGTACCGTTTTAACCCCTCGGGCTCTCTTCTAACCACCAAGCAGCATTTGCAGTGAGTCTTAAGGTGGGTAAGACCATAGACAACATGCACATCCGCTTCTTCTAACTCACGCGCCCATTGAATGTTATTGGCCTCGTCGAACCGCGCCTTCAATTCAACTAGCGCGGTGACTTGCTTCCCATTCAACGATGCTTCCTTGAGGGCTTTAATTATCGGACTGTCCCCGCTTGTCCGATACAAGGTTTGTTTAATGGCAAATACCTGCGGATCTCGAGCGGCCTGTTCAATAAATTCTACGACCGGGGTGAAAGAATCGTAAGGATGATGAAGAAGAATATCTTCTTTGGATAGGATGTTAAAAATGGAGTCCGGCTTATTCAAAGGTGGCCTCACATAAGGAATAAAATTTTCAAATTTAAGTTCATTTCTCGGGACTATACTCTCAAAGTCCCGTAGTCTCATCATATTCAGAGGGCCGTTAATTCTGTAAACGCTTTCATCTTTTAGTCCGATTTCCTTAAGTAGCTCTGCGAGTAACCGATCCTCAATGCTATCTTCTACTTCCAATCGTACGGGATCATTTTTTCGCTGATTCCACAGTTCTTCCTCAATTTTGGTTACCAGGTTTTCTACTTCTTCTTCGTCGAAATAAAGGTCGCTATTTCTTGAGATTCTGAAGGCGTGGGCTGTTCGGATTTTATGTCCCGGAAACAAGGTGTGGGCGAATATCTTCACAATATCGCTTAGAAATATGTATTTCAGTGTATCGTCCTTTCCCGGGTTAATTCTTACAATGCGACTTAAAATTCTTGGCACAGGAATAATCGCTTTGTGAATGGTGTCTGGATTACTCCAATTGCCTTCGACCCAAACAATTAAATTGAGCGTTTTATTTCCAATTTGCGGAAACGGATGGGTCGGATCAATAGCGAGCGGCGTCAGGACGGGATAAACCTCTTTGTCAAAATAGTGCCTCAGCCATTTAAGATCCTTTTTTGAAAGCGTTTCAGGTGTCTTGATATCTATTC includes:
- a CDS encoding NAD-dependent epimerase/dehydratase family protein, translated to MRILITGAAGFVGSSLAKYIVNAVENVEIWGMDNLIRPGSHLNVSKLKELGVNFLHGDIREASDLENLPEVDFVIDAAANASVLAGIDGKTSSRQLVEHNLQGTINMLEYCKKVGAGFILLSTSRVYSISPLANLKVAESQGAFIPVADQSFPTGLSVNGVSEDFDTKPPISLYGSTKIASEYLALEYGESFNIPVWINRCGVMAGPGQFGHPAQGIFAFWVHSFAEKSALKYIGFGGDGHQVRDCLHPFDLGKLLIQQIAEPLQTDKPRLINVSGGIKNSMSLKQLTEWSSERFQPMQIEKQSEDRKFDIPWMVLDNSSALNTWGWFPNFCVEEILEEIAGHAEENPDWLSISKA
- a CDS encoding acyltransferase, translated to MNVKFLHGRKVFFGDNNVINFGCLFDGRKFPIKIGNNVSIGPCASLITLGHDPQSPSFSDMGGSIVIGNYSWIGYQATILPGVTIGEGAVIAAGAVVTRSVSPYSINAGIPAKKIGERERDLKYKLKFNPILT
- a CDS encoding sulfotransferase family 2 domain-containing protein; the encoded protein is MDNNPFIIFLHIQKTAGMTVQRLFRRKYGPALIIRIKRFFLRQDKGLRLRPAMESKKMKDGYVAGHFGFGVHHYLPTPYEYIAFFREPISRLKSLYYFSKTNPTAFLHKFAKDASPEEFFFNKQVIEADNGQLRYIIGNPVDLFIDRRPFGTCDEKMLEEAKSNIEKHFSFVGITEQFDSSLLLLKEKLNWNHCYYLRRNTSAKKTKTEPIDQETIDKLKELNRHDIELYSYVKARFETEANKYDLLNPSTIESFRKVNTQRSAVILPFYNIYDSLKARIKGNPNRAR
- a CDS encoding sulfotransferase domain-containing protein, which gives rise to MPQLQSTGHKVIVNKIRKIARTYDRINTALHMGRFKKTPTTNPTVAIIGHDRSGTSWVGKTISFGEKVVYFYEPLNPKSNPNGNWDGWNQYLTKEDESPLYQHAFKHPKEGLPMGLFTRPTIRKRLSADHHIVIKDVGSIMAVEWLEKYLNAKVLLVLRHPYPVIQSNLKQGSYGHRWLESIRTQKKLMDGPLAPFAKLLQNPESENDAIILAWMAKHRLLSIQLEEGNSWETVFYEDLCMNPMKEFEKLCCNLGIPFDQSIKNRIRESTQSNEDVHAYSTKRDSKAMATKWKTNCDLKLLERIHQLNLAFEIPWYTDQSFWRI
- a CDS encoding glycosyltransferase, whose product is MKVTIFEEALKGDSGHWPTYIETLKRGFESAEDKVAVVAHRDVSQKLIDLLDAKPLFRKSIWSQPFSKWDKVMHPFAFAGDVNKYLSKHETPDLIMCLTMRLQHVLAWSFLIKRSTLKKGSRVVLLFVQGVGRWDSSLNKPVVDLNLNNRLMRLAIRNLRQLVKEKKVILASETEGMREELSNFTGIPFVAFPHPVLSTDSDRSKADQTGPLRFCCPGFARYEKGTDLLQQAIKQLSEKTSRPSMEFTLQWLSPFNLPNGSSVSPDTELVDNGYLKIIDRTMDADEYDQLLNNTDVVVMPYRRSSYYARVSRVAIEASQKGIPLIYTTKSWSEEHAHRYGAGIGFEDENVDSLVGALKKIGEQYQSYLSQAKERMHAAQEFYSCSNFRSLTEESK
- the ppk1 gene encoding polyphosphate kinase 1; the encoded protein is MGTKSESSKKKVPYFNRELSWLAFNHRVLEQAKSEQYPILERVKFLSFVSSNLDEFFEIRVAGLMQQADSQVSVLSDDGLSPRDQLSLIQAKVRVQVDEQYKCWHELLVPEMRREGIDIKTPETLSKKDLKWLRHYFDKEVYPVLTPLAIDPTHPFPQIGNKTLNLIVWVEGNWSNPDTIHKAIIPVPRILSRIVRINPGKDDTLKYIFLSDIVKIFAHTLFPGHKIRTAHAFRISRNSDLYFDEEEVENLVTKIEEELWNQRKNDPVRLEVEDSIEDRLLAELLKEIGLKDESVYRINGPLNMMRLRDFESIVPRNELKFENFIPYVRPPLNKPDSIFNILSKEDILLHHPYDSFTPVVEFIEQAARDPQVFAIKQTLYRTSGDSPIIKALKEASLNGKQVTALVELKARFDEANNIQWARELEEADVHVVYGLTHLKTHCKCCLVVRREPEGLKRYCHLGSGNYNPKTAKLYSDLSFMTSHEEMTKEIADLFNTLTGFARSPKFQILKVAPFNLHKEINRLIRMEAQNARDGKPAKIMVKLNSLIDQETIDNLYTASIAGVEIILIIRGICGLVPGVKDLSENIRVISLLGRFLEHSRVYYFENGEKEAMVFTGSADWMPRNFFRRIECVFPLSDPILKKRVINDLLEIYLKDTKYAKELTSNGDYIPIEVSGDNEIFSVQEYFIKETEKLRKTLL
- a CDS encoding NAD-dependent epimerase/dehydratase family protein; the encoded protein is MKKLLVTGSSGLIGSEVSMFFHDHGFEIHGVDNNQREVFFGPQGNTRWNQERLEKDLSNFIHHEADIRNRPEILGLIKDINPDAIVHTAAQPSHDRAAAIPFDDFDTNAVGTLNLLEANRQVNPEVPFVHMSTNKVYGDRPNTLKLKELDTRWDYDDPEYENGIAESFSIDQSKHSLFGASKVAADVMVQEYGRYFGMPTCCLRGGCLTGPNHSGVELHGFLSYLIKCNLEGREYKIFGYKGKQVRDNIHSEDVARFMFEFVNSPRCGEVYNLGGGKNNSCSILEAFQITSKFSGKEQVFTYLDDNRIGDHICYYSDLRKMRNHYPNWDITISLEETIRQIVEAWKSRN
- a CDS encoding glycosyltransferase, whose translation is MPISATIQKKPALLYVSVSSTGGLADYAQQQVGALINAGLDLIVVCPKNVRWPERENCTIYPLIQDKDLSSYSKPVKLLKSILQIRRNISAIIKTQKDTGCLTLLFSAYFEYFSPFWAYKLKRLAKNGVKIATIIHDPIRDAVLGPKWFHDKSVFEAYSFIDYAFIHEIGQIDLGGPTNPHFNVTRVPHGPYPVEQNYIDPNEARKSLGIPKNAKVFLAFGHVRDNKNLDLFIRALSSFPNLWLIVAGQSLSSSQKPFSYYQSLGREENVSDRIIWINRYITEKELGQYFGACDYAVLTYSSSFKSASGVLSLATNFQKLSIASSGPGPLESIIKKYHLGVFVEPDSIEAVKGGISEIIEDKQIPNWEAYKIEESWENNAEIIMKTLFQKNYPISVNG
- a CDS encoding sulfotransferase family 2 domain-containing protein; translation: MSDIEKKQFFVYLHIPKCGGSTMQDLLQRNFGHFHRSFSAELMEGPVARENLERYFTQFPTGRCLSSHRFNIDIPWQGDDWHVQGLTIVRDPTSRLLSQYLYTRDLPGNTIARKYTLDQYLDFVEETKDKYLLGANGQVNFLIRETSLSFDHLLSNIEEESIMAFTQERYDWGCILLKAMFPNYFRKINYVIRNVTRTKKPTLTESQKERLGNLMKLDRKFYQNVNEKMDQLISTHIGGPAEQKVAISKFKRQQQWRKIVIHPLNRLLKNASTAVNRA